In Episyrphus balteatus chromosome 4, idEpiBalt1.1, whole genome shotgun sequence, the sequence GACTCGATTGTAAATTAAGAAACATTGTTCCGCATATTTTGATCACACAGTTTAAACTATTTAtgcaaaactaaattaaaaaacaaaaaaataaactactagtaaaaaattttaaatattgcgtcatgttgtttttattttttggcttttATTATGTACTTtcgttttcttttaaaatttagacTTTAGTGTGTGTGtctaaaaaagaatattaattttGGTGGCATAgttatgtaaacaaaaataattacattTCATCTATTTAAATGGGGTGAACCGAATCGAttagcatttttattaaaaaaaaaaaaaactaaattaaatgaaaacaagTTCAGAGAAACTTCCCCTCACACCCAcgaacttaatttctttttatttatttttaaagccgCATAAAACCCTAATAGAAAAGCCTGTAGCTATGGGTTTCAAGTTGTAATTTTCAGTTCGAGCTGAAATGCCGGCATATTCGTTAAACCCTACATCACGAagaagtgaacaaaaaaaaaaaaaacaaactgttgAAAGAATTACTcggaaaaaaatatcctttttcattttttatttaggtcACCAAACTCCCCTCTTTGATTTGTATATTTGTCTATGAAAATTGTtcttcctacaaaaaaaaaagttatattcctttgtatcttttttcgtcgtaacgaaaaaaaaaactaaatttttcctATGAAATGTTCACTAAAGTTTAACATAAAAATCATGAGGGTAGAAAGTTTACTTTGTCTTGTTCCGGGAGATAAGGAAGTTTTGTGAAAtcgttatttttaattcaacaaatcAACTCTTAGTGAATAATTCCAAGTAAAATAGTTGATGTTctcaatttgaatttatttgcgGTTGAAAGTGCAAAAGTTTACCACCAATAGTTAGTAGAATAGTTGCTTAAGGAGCAAACTCTCGATTTTGTTTGTAATCTATTTGTCGTTTTGTCGATTAACAATAGCTTGTTGTTGACTTATATTTAGCTAGACATGTCATCTGATTTgtccaataaaaatttttggattaaagattaaaaaatcgTCAGAGATGTTTAAAAAAGTGCGTACAATGTAGGGACATAAAATACCCTAAATATTGTGAATCGCCGACAACATTTTGAGGTGGCCCAATGTTTTTTCTAAGACTTTTAACACAAATCTGTATGAAATGTTTGCAATTtctacgttttattttttttctcaaactatTACAACTTTTCAGCGTTTCTGTTATAAGTCTTGATTTTTGAAGTAGCGAGAGCACCCTCTTAACAAGACTTCTGTTATAGGACAGAGATTGCATACAATAATTTCAACAATTACAATAATTTCATACAATCTCCTATACAAAAGcctgaacttaaaaaaaattcaaattctattAAGTCTTTACCCAGAATGTCATATACTGGTTTGCAAAATAATGGACATGAAAACCCAAAGTTAATAAGTCTTTGATTTCGTTGGGTACTAGTGAAACGAGTCCAGCAGTTGCTTATGATTCGTCAGACTGTATTTCAGACTTTGTCTGTGAAACGTGAATTAGAAACCAATGTTATAATAGTAAGAAATATTTCCTGAATCATTGGGAGTTGCTTCAGAATGTTCTAAAACAAAGTATGATTACAAGACCACCAAACCCGAATTTAATAAATCCATCATAAACATAGCTGAAATATCTTTGTCGCTTACACTAAATTTGATTAGCcttaattttagaaatattaaatatttttctatcaCTACATACCAGCCAAATTCTTCACAGAGGATTAGCGTTAATAACGGTCCTAGttctaaagttagtactcaaaaaAACCAAGTCATTTCTTCCAGTCCTGCTTATATTTACATATGTGATTAAATGGTCGGTACTAACTTTTCCTTAGAACCGAGTACCAGTGCTAGAAGCTGTCCAAGCTAGACATTAAACCAAGCCAGTCTTgtacttttgtgaagaaattggccgttaaTAACTTTTTCGCGATAAATTTACGATAGTTTCACGACTTGgcgttcaaaatttatttagctgattgaaaatttttttaaaaattgttctgAACTTAAGTTTACTATTCCTAAACTTTTGGCTGTTACAGATTTCAATTATCTTTACTCTTAAAAAAGTTATTGTTctaaaaaacttccaaaacctTATGAAGACAACTACGGTACAGAAAATGGAAAGTGTATCAATAAAAATTAGTCTACTATCACTGTCTTAGTATCGATTTCATTTCTGGTTTCCGAATATATGTAAATGAAATTGTACTTTCCACTTAACTGATATTCTTCGCTTCCAAAATTTTAGTGAAAGAGAGCTGTCAATTTATATCCATTATATCCATACCCTAAGTAAATTGTTTCAATATGGGAAATTTTTCGAATGAAGAACATTtcgtttgaaattcaatttgaacGTTCTAAAGGGTTTTATTATATAGCCGTTTTTCTATATTAGCAAATGTGGTCTAAAAAAGTCACTTCCGTGACAGCTTATTTTGAAGTAGTTTAATATGTCTAAAGAATTCTACATTCTGTTCTAGGAGTatctaatatatttttttaccaaaaaatcaaattccaaaatttctttaaagatCAAATTTCACTAATAACTAAtacattatttaaatgtttatttcatGATGCATAATTTCTATCAGATATCAACTTATTGTCGACTCCgacaaactttttgattttgTCAATAAAATTGTGCATACATAGTACATTACGAGTATTTTACAACAAAGCAAAATTCGTTCCATTAAATAACACTAAAATTCATTCTaccattttaatatttattattttatatttttaaatgttaaaatgttgtgCATCCCAGAAAGGAATTATgtaattatatttgttttgctttgttttttgattaagatttagttttttttgtaacaatttgAGTGGAAGTATATACTGCGAGCACATTCTATTGATAACTTATTTAAGACTAGCAATCTTATACTTAATAAGAATATTTTAACTATaaagttaaatttgtttttttctctttatattctaaaattataatttaaataaaaaaaaaaaagaaaataataaattgctcGATATGCTATTATATgctaatatttttctttcattttttatgGAACACAATaaaattggctttttttttgtaaagaacaTTCTTAAATTACTAAACataaatttatataatattctcttgcaactaaaaaaaataattttatttattggcaATTTATCAGctttgtttttggaaatttattagaagtttgtataaaaaaagatGATTGATTGATTCTTCTTAAACAAGAAACTTATAAAGACAAGAAAAatacttaacaaaattttttaatttaataaatacattaacattaaatatagtttttgttgttgttgttgcaaatGTTGGtcctttttttgcaaaatttaattgatttaaattgaatatttgtgTCCCATTTGGACAATAGACTTGTAGTTGCTTTCTTTTTTCTCTCGGCCAGACTGCATTtatccaattttatttaatggaatCTCTTCAGCTGGCCTCACTTGGTCCCCCGGCGGAGGTTTCCGCGTTCTGCAACATTTTGTCTTTATGCCTCCAACATCTTTGCGACATATGAATCCAATAATTAGACCAATAATTGCAATTATGATGATaccttttgaaaataaacaaaaaattaaaatacattgttgtggtaaatatttgaaataatgtccACTCACTTATCAAAGCGTAATTGATAGCCTCTTGCGAAATCGGCACTTGATATGCTGCCTTCTCAGTTGACGTTGACGTCGTCGTAGCGATAATGTCTGGCAACTTAGTTCCTTCCATGGCTGCTGTGTCTCCGTCACTGGCACTGTCCAACTCGGTTAAATTGGCATTCGTCATCACAGCTGATGCGATGACTGACTTTGTCGGGGTTGGCTTGGAAGTAGCTGTCATAGCGAAGAAATAAGaacaaaagtttaaaacaaTTGAACTGGTTATATCCCCCCCTGTCTCTCATTCCGACACAGTCACTGAGTGGGcaggaaaaaaaaagaggtgaACAATAGAAAAAAGCGAACTTACTTGTGCTTGGTTTTAAAGATGGCGCATCTGTGACAGCAATTAAGCTCTGATTAAAGGTGTCTCCATTAACCAGCTGGTAACAGCTAATATCAAACCTTTTAAGGCTTATATTGTCAATTGCTTTTAAAATATTGCAGAGCTCTTGGATGTTATCTTCTTTCAGTTCGGGTAGTTTTAGTTTGATGAGTTCTTTCAAAGGTTGAAAAGCCTTTGTATTGATTTTCTGTCAAATGATAATGAAGATAAGAGAAAaagctttaagttttttttttcaaaagagattaaaagttttttttttttctcttctttgaTTGTATTGGTAATGAAAGAGAGTATAAGTATTGCCGTGATGCACTCTTACcttatcaaaaaagtttccatccATTTTGAGTGTATGTAAACCACTCAAATTGGCAAATGTCTCATCGTATATTTCTGTCAGACTTGAATTTCTGAGTAAAAGCTCTCTTAATGCCGGCTGATTTAAAAATGAACCCTCTTTGggcaaaataattgaattattacTCAAATTTAGTACTCTCAGTTCAGTGGCATCACTGAATGTATCCGCTGAGATATCAGTGAGTTTGTTATTAGCTAGAGATAGACGGTCTAGATTAGATAGACTATTGAAGACCTAAaataaagaaagttttttttgttgtttacattATTAGAAGATGGAATTTGATTTACCTCCTTGTCAATATGTGTTATCATATTTGAATCCAAATTAATTTCcatcaattttttattactGCTAAATACTCCCACAGGGATTTCACTTATTTTATTGTGACTTAAATCTAAAATTACAGCTGTTGGGGGAATGTCTGTTGGTATGGATGTTAGATCCATACCAGAACAGCTGATGTTTTTGTTGTCATTGCGGCAAATGCAATCATTTGGGCATTTTGGtgtttcattactttttgtaaggagatcttttttttttttgagaaaatgacaATGTTGGATGTGaattataagatttttaaaaggaatacaattttgttttaccttcTTCTCTATCCAATGATTGATTGGATTCACTTAATGCACTATCGAATAATTCGGTTAGGAAATTTTTACTTGTTGGTTTTTTAGTTGTACTTGGTGgaggtgttattattttatcatCTTCATCATAATAATCATCGTAATTATAATCGGAGCTATTTGTTTGATTTGATGATGGAAATGCTTTGCTGTAGTTTTGACTGAAAgtgaaataattatataaatatatcaTTAAGTGTCTACATATTTGTGtttaaatagaaattaaaagtAGCCTCTAAAAAGTGTCATTGAGATCTAATTagtttgtttataaaatataatattaaaaaatcgtttattaagtgttttaaatatttaattatcaGTCACGTGCACCCATGATAAACTAATAATTTTCTGCTTATCAGTATGTCAAACAAGTTgatgttttgcaaaattttgtacaaaatatcTAGCAGCATTATTTCGatttatcaattgatagttgataaaagttaattttctaTACCTTATTTATATTAACAAAAGTCttgaaaaacagaaaatgaTGCCAACCATtattaacaggaatgttattgaaaaattccattaaaaatttgGCCATTTTCCcataaattaagttttaaaataccgaatttcagtatttatcaactatcaattgatagttgaccaTCGCAATATGAATGTACATTTCTGTGATACTTCGAATGTTGcagaaaatttataaacaaacagAACTTATTGACCTATGACAAGCGTTCAAAATTGGCTGGTTCGGATTTATGTATGTCAAGTAAATTTTTCAGACAACTTCAGCCTTTCGTTTTTTCCGCCTTAACAACTCAGTTCAAGTTTTGACCACTGCGGCGCCATAAGTATATCCTCTTATCCTTTATTAAggtgtatataaaataaaaggaaCTGTGCTTCACGTAATGTactcattatttttgattttacagTAGTTGAGTATGATCAGTAGaactgaatttgattttttttaaagtacaaAACATATTTGACAGAACATTCATTTTTGGCATATGTACATAAGTTGAGATTGTTGTCAAATCTCATACAAAAATTATGATATCCCTTTGACAGCTTTTGGCTGTAGAATAATTACTTATTTGAAATAAGTGCCAAAATTTTTGAGCCCAGTTGAAATAATAGCGGTGTTCATGAAACGGTGGTAAACCTGGTAAAGCGGTAAATGTGTCAATATTTTATATAGGGTAGACCTGTCTGTTTACCATATTTACCATTTTATCAGGTTTACCGTTGAGTTGCATGAATACTCCCAGTTTTAACTTGACTAGTTTAAGTATTTACTCAATGTACTGTTCgtttacttaatttaaaaaaagaactgacaTAATTTGTTATATAGCGCCACCTAGTGCTCAGAATTGAAagacttctttttttaatttgattttttgtcctGTTAACAAATGGTGTAGTCTCAGAGATTCCTCACAATAATCATTATAATGTAACAGAATCCATAATCTAATCTTAATTTATTGCTTTTATTTCATAACTAAGTGCCAATTTGAAGTACTGACCCCCAGCGAgcttttttgatattaaattttaaatttaaaaacaaaattcataaaataccatggtaactaatataaaaattaaattttgctttGAAGTAGCTATACAAAATCTGAAAATATGCTTAAAAGGAAAATAATATCTCCGATAACGATAagattacaatatttttttagtatttatcgTTAATTGATCAGAAATCAATAagtcatattattttttcaaatgaggAAACTAATACAttccaaaaacaataaaatcacATGCAAAGTAAATTTCTAGGAAAAAAAGTTACACTCACTATTTATACgaatatttatgtaggtatctgCCCTGCCCACAATAGCAAAATTCGACCTAAATGTGCATTTacagttttattgattttcttttCTAAGAGGATTTGCCGCTTCAGTTGGTGTTAAAAAGATTGTTTGCGTttgctaaaaatatatatttaacacCACTGCACTATAGTATATTGATAACTTTCATAAAGtggtttcattttatttttaattggctATCATTATTTATCTTGCAGCTGTTTGAAGTGATACACAGCTTAAAAAAGGCTTCTATTTTTAATGGCAGTAAGTCTATTGAAGTACCTTTTGTGAAACAgattaaatgcaaataaataaaacgacTTCCAAGGATTAACCTTATTTCTTAAGTCATTGGGGTTTATTTTTATAAGGAGGAGTCATTAAAGTGTTGTAGCTACACTTCACAAAACATGTtgacattaaacaaaaaataaagtcatCAAACAGACCAAAACCCAAGAACCGCAATTTGACTTGACGTATGGTTTTCCGTCAAACTAAATTTTGACAAAACAATTTGATCTGTTTGGTAACTTTTTGGGTTATGATTTTATGTTCCGTTTTGATATAATATCATACCTGAATACTTTTTatcattttgatttttctattagcaaacaaaaacaactcaaaaaaatttttgtggaATTTCAAATTTGTAATTTACTATTCCATTAGCAGGTTCTTGTTTTTAATGTGGCGGCATTCTGACGTCAAAGTGAGTTCAGTGTGCTCGCTGAAGTAAGGTTCCTACTTTGTGTGTTTAAGAACATTTAAAGTCCAGATTTACATCAAAAACAGTCGTTGGAGTGTGTCCAACCCAAAGCTAGTTCATAACCTGTAACTGTAGCTGATgagttcattttttattttgtaaaaaattccaacAAGACTTCCTTGTCTATATATTTTACTTTGACATTTATGTAAATCGTATATTTTGTTAAGGTTTGTTAACGATTATTTTGCGCAAACTACGATTAGTTAATCAATCGAcgcagatgtttttttttttaagtatacaACTATTTCAAGGGCATTGTTTGAACTGGAATTAAAAGCAATTATCTTAACCGCGAAACTACTACGATGACGACGAATGGTGAAGGCCAAGTTCAGTTCAGTTTAATGGGACTAAAAACTGGTTCTCATGCGTTACAATaatttgaactttatttttttaatcagacAAGTGGTCTTAAAGCATCCATATATGAtaagtgaaaaagtaaaaaaaataaaaactaatggagttctattaaaaaattgcatattaaaCATCGAACTATGATTTTAAGTATAAAATAATTCACTCAAAATTGTCACTTTGGGctgttttgtattcattttataCAATTTGTCAAAAAGTGTCAAATTTATTTGACAGTTGACACTGACATCTCTTGGAAATTCTCAATCTTCCATTTTGACATTTGTTAACATCCtcgttaatttgaaaaaaaaaaaaaaaaaaaaataggcgtgTTCAACACTTAgttattttacaatttaaatgtcaaataaaatgagcattactttttttaaatgcccaTCTGTCTAAGAAACATTTGAGAAGTAATTACTTAAAGCTAATGACTTGGAAGAATTGTTtcgaagaagaaaataaaatccttTAAGTTGGCACTTTGTGAGTTTCCCTATGTACCAAGCCCAAAAGGGTCTTCTATTTGACTTTCATTTGACAACCATAAACCCAACAGACAAACGAAATCCCTTCAAGTTCAAGCGCTacagtaaaacaaaacaaaagtgaTTGCGCTTAAACCCGGAAATCTGCAGAATATATTGAAAGAAGTATTTAAAGCGACACAAAAAGCCATTCAACTGTGTACATTTACGTTGTCATGGCCATAGAATTTCCTGTTTCTATTTCAACTACCTATGTATCGTATATCTATTTTAATCCCTTAATCATTGCAACTACACATATCAATGTACTTTGTACCACATCACACCCACTCACCcttgttttgtatatttttttttgtagtgaatCATTTCTTGACGCCCGATTACAAAATCAGaacaataaattattaataaaacaattaaaaaaacaaacctatATTCCCCCATCTGGGAAATCAAAGTTCACCAAAGCCGCCCTACAAAGCAaagatagagagagagagagtgaatATTTGAGACGTTTTGTGTATTGTAAATGACGGTCTTCCAGTCATACAAACttgattaaaaatgtaaaaataaaaaaaaaaaacaaaaaaaaataacattaaaaaaggAATTGATTGTGCTATTTCAAATGCGATTAAGctttaaagtatttaaaatacttCAGTAATCGTGTCGTACATGAATGATAAAAAACAAACAGTTCAAAGTCCTTCTTATTATGTcacatttaattttagtttaaaagcGTTAAACTCAAATACCAATTGCCTTGAATCTTGAACTCTGTAATTAAATCAGGCTCCTTTTGCACTTTTAAGTCGATAATTACAGTTTTAAATATAAGAATGACAGACACGTCAAAATTGGTTTGCGTGTGGCATTATTGGttacttgaattttttgtaaaacaacaCGCATTCAATGTGTGTAGAGCTTAATGCTACGATAACATTGGTAATATAAAGATTAAATTAACCACAATCTTATCATACCATATCATgctttttcgaagaaaaaaaaatcaattgcttGCTGCTGTCATTTTATTCTCTGACGTGTGAAAAAACTATTATTCATCATACTCAGCTGACTATAGCTAGCTACATAAAAAATACCCCCTGGTGAAACAAAAGTGAATTCAAatgaattcgtttttttttttgttgctcttGACCCATATTATGTATCCATCGTTCGTTGAAGAGTGATTTGTTGTTGATtaaagttgattttattttatgctGGAAACTAGttttattgattatttttttttttaactcattttaTATATGAAGAAGTTTCCATCACACATGTGAATGGGTCTGCGGAGTTAAAAAAGGgctagttttttgtttttgctttgaaaTGCTGAAACAATAATAATATCTGATCACGCAATTCGTTCTTTTGGCAGTAAAAGTGATTTCTTGGACTCATGACGTATTTCTTTTGTATTAAATGGAAAAGACAACTTGGGATTTTCTTGGCATAgtttcaaagaattttaaatgaagttagagtttttatttgttttaacttGGCAATGAGGGAAATGTCAAAGTATCTTTTATTGTGTGCTTACACCTTAAAAAATCgcacaattttcaaaaacaaagccTGAATTGGGTGAAAGTACCAATGTATATCTTATAACAATATTTCCATAAGATAGTAATCATACAGAACTGTTCGGTACTTCGTTGTTTGACTTGAAGCTGTCAACGTGTGACAGTCCATTGCACTAGCGATTACGTCACGGAATGTTGCATTCAGTGCGATAAACAACACCAAATATCTTATTATTGTTTAACTGTACTGACCCATTTTGAACTCACATCTGGCGGAAATCCCGTATACAAATTTTGATCCCTAAACTTTAGGGGTTTTCACATTGACTAACTcaccggacagaccagccgccatttggtttgatctgatgctgttttgatagTGTGAACACTCATCCGACGgcctgtccggtttgccggatggttttcaaaaaattttgatattttggtggtcggacggacatgttagtcaattgaacgacatgtctgtccggcagacagtgataatccattctctctaatttgagagcagaatagggtatattatattaaaaataagctgaaaaatgggttttgatgaaaattgtctgatgagcgtgaacgaaaaatataatttggccATCATCCCCCCCTTTTGACTGCaatttttgtcataaaaaagtCATGTTTCAATTCCTgacagatttttcaaaaaaaaagctgtGTTCATACTCTTCAATGTTAGACTGacgttaaaaagaaaatatccgGATTCCATTCTTGCAATTTTCATAACATCAAAATAATAAGTAAATTCTTAATCATTTTCCCCTTAAGTTGAAggcaacctaaaataaaaaaagttcgctggtattgacattgaatttttttatcatgGTGTGGTTAATGGAATAAGTGCTCTTTGCTTATTCCAAACATAGATTAAATACTTACTCAATTTTATCctcttatttaataaaatataatctttaaaatattccctacaaaaattctttcaaaatgaCAAACTTCATTGAAATGCAATATATTTAACTACCTGATGATTAACGAACACAAATACATTTCTACCTATTTAAAGCtattacaattttatatatttaataactGTCATTACTAACGCAATTAAAAGTCATATCGTGTAGTCAGTGTAAGGTACCGCAATTATTACTAAATCAAGTGACTTAACAAATtagtattgttgttttttttaagtaggtatttcTAGGTACCTTTTATTGCTTTATGTTCCGGAAAAAGTGATGAGACACTTAAAAGTTCGAAGTACATTTATAAAACAGGTTGTGTgacaaatcaaatatttattttacctcttttctttttctgaaacaaaaaaaaaaacatgaacaaatctagttttgtttgtttttctttaaaacaaaatctcttCCTGTCAAATATATTAATTCGCAGAATTGACATATTCTAGGGTTAATGGCATTTTACTATGCCTACctgtcatttttatattttcccaTGATTTAGAGAAGCTAAATTTTCAGGTTTTAAAATCTTTTGTAATTGAAAACTGATTCCAAATGCAATTCTTAAGCCCAAAAGACACACACAcacttattaatttttcttatcttccgattttttgtttttttaatttctattcatTTATACTcgtgcattatttttttttcaacttgtttATGATATCCACATTCAAAGTTCAATGTCCACATTGATGGCCTTATGGGTCATGTTTTAAGTGTTATATTCTTGATTACGTTGACGTTTTGAAGGTCgctataataataattgttattCCAACAGATGTTAAATGctagaacaaaacaaaataaaataaatcctctctctattcatacaaaaaatgaaacaaaaagatTTTAATAAACATTATCGCTTCACTTAGTGTGcactttcaaaactttttttaattttgacagttGCTCTCTCTCTTTTAGAAACAATGACACTTTTTGATAAGAACCATTGATAAACTGTGCTGTCAGATTATTACCTCACAGAAAgaataaatataagaaataatcCAAATTTGTAGTAGACATGCATGATTATGATgttttgttgttgatgtttttcTATTTGCTGCAACTGCTGTTGTTGTTCGTGTCACTTCTCACAATTGTTGAATACTGACTTGTTAGAATTGAATTTACGTAATAAATATGCACTACTTGTCACTTTATAAAAACACTCTTTTTTGCATTAATAAtgaattcaattaaattgaaCTCTGAACTGTCACTTGTTGTAGGAAAAGCATTgcgttttatttgtttattttattttaattgcaatCAAACACACCTTTACAATACGAACTTATAATAAATGCCatctttaatttgaataaaaagaaaaacatacgAATTGTGAAAACagagaaacaaaacaaaaaattaaatcacaaTCGCAAGAACCGCTTCGGTTGCCTCCACCGGCCTCAATAACCGCTGTCGAATCCTCACAAAGTGGCCGACATCGTTATACAGGCAAACAACTCACATGTGTCAAATAAAGTCATTGTAAATTCTCACTCATTCATTTtcaaagttacttttttttcataaataaaagagaACTTTTAAACATTTGCGTATGTGTatgtgaaaacaaaacaaaaaaaaaattatgtcccGTTCGTCACTACTCATTAGCTTTATCTTATCAATTTTGTTTCgtatagtttttcattttttgttattttttttttgtttgtaacttTTAATCGTGTTTTGTGTTTAACAAAActatattgaaattttgttattattttatgattGTTATCTGTCAAGAATGAATTtattaagatgtttttttttttttctttgttatttagCCAGTTCAGATCTTGGAGATTTCAGTAATTTGAACTGGTCAAttagaagaaattaaaaaaacatttaacaagTCGTTCTGTTTGATTTTGACTAGATACATCTAAATCAATAATCTTGTTGTGTGTCAAAAATAAGtgacatacattttattttaatatgtcaAATCCAACACCATTCCGTTTATGAGATATGTCATGATTGCATTGAAAAACACGATCTCAAAGCTAAGTTTCTCAAATAATGACCTCGTCAAGGAAATCGTCTCCACTCAGTCTGATGCCCCTTGGGACTCGGAGAGGTATTTAACGGTGGCTGACATGTCCTCAATGGATCTGGACTCAACATCCGTCGTATCAGCTTTGCCTTTTTATTCTAAGACCGTATCAGGTCAAAATCGTGGCTGAACTATGTTCTCTTACAGCCATATTGCACCGGCAGGTGGGCCTGCGACGCACCAGCTTGTAATTACCGTTTTCTTATcacatatatttgttttttttcttcacatcaAAAGTTGGACAGAACTtactctttatttatttattattcttttattcTATACTAACAATATTgtattttcgtgtttttttagattattttatACTTATGTTTAATTGCCAAAACGGATAAGATTACATCTTTTCTAATCATTAATAATTGATctcaaaataactaaaaaaaaaaattcaacaagaaCTTACAATACTATCGATTatattctcaaaaatatttaaatataaatttataattcaatataaattataatattttatactgTAAATTACACTTTAAATGTACAGATTCAATA encodes:
- the LOC129919867 gene encoding leucine-rich repeat protein SHOC-2 isoform X2 is translated as MGKYKNDSQNYSKAFPSSNQTNSSDYNYDDYYDEDDKIITPPPSTTKKPTSKNFLTELFDSALSESNQSLDREEDLLTKSNETPKCPNDCICRNDNKNISCSGMDLTSIPTDIPPTAVILDLSHNKISEIPVGVFSSNKKLMEINLDSNMITHIDKEVFNSLSNLDRLSLANNKLTDISADTFSDATELRVLNLSNNSIILPKEGSFLNQPALRELLLRNSSLTEIYDETFANLSGLHTLKMDGNFFDKKINTKAFQPLKELIKLKLPELKEDNIQELCNILKAIDNISLKRFDISCYQLVNGDTFNQSLIAVTDAPSLKPSTSKFAFFYCSPLFFSCPLSDCVGMRDRGGYNQFNCFKLLFLFLRYDSYFQANPDKVSHRISCDDECQFNRVGQCQ
- the LOC129919867 gene encoding decorin isoform X1; translated protein: MHVYYKFGLFLIFILSVSQNYSKAFPSSNQTNSSDYNYDDYYDEDDKIITPPPSTTKKPTSKNFLTELFDSALSESNQSLDREEDLLTKSNETPKCPNDCICRNDNKNISCSGMDLTSIPTDIPPTAVILDLSHNKISEIPVGVFSSNKKLMEINLDSNMITHIDKEVFNSLSNLDRLSLANNKLTDISADTFSDATELRVLNLSNNSIILPKEGSFLNQPALRELLLRNSSLTEIYDETFANLSGLHTLKMDGNFFDKKINTKAFQPLKELIKLKLPELKEDNIQELCNILKAIDNISLKRFDISCYQLVNGDTFNQSLIAVTDAPSLKPSTSKFAFFYCSPLFFSCPLSDCVGMRDRGGYNQFNCFKLLFLFLRYDSYFQANPDKVSHRISCDDECQFNRVGQCQ